The nucleotide sequence CAACAAAGTTAAATACTATGAGTGTGGCActacatttttctaaaataaatattttcttaaataaaatatacattaaacagaaataatataatatatgcatttaactctgaaaataaatttaatactctatctaaaaatgtttatgtcctacaacaaaatataaatttatagtcAATATTATGCCTTAGGGTGTTTCCTTTATATAATACAATAAAGACTCTAATCCTTtaattcaaagatttatttaaacattttacaaaGGTAAATTAATAAGATAAAAGTCAGTGAAACAGTATTAGGAAAGTATTTTTGTGTTATTGCATATGATCTGATGCTTTAAAATTTAGCAGCTGCCACACAGGAGTTATTACTGTACCGAGAAATCTGACTTGATGTGTGTGTAGGATAAGAGCTCTAAAGGAATGAAGATAAGAAGTAAGATCTTGGCCACACACTGAGAATATGTTCAGTACACAACATATATTCACAAAGATGGTCAAGCATTTGTTACAAAAAATGTAGAGAAAATGACATACATTTGTCATGTTAGAGTATATAAAAGTATAATCAACTTATTGATTGATAAGAATGTGGAACTATGTGTTAATAACTATTACAGTGCTTCTTTTCCTTAACAACATTGTAGATTTTCCATATTGTCACCAATATTACAATATACCAGTTGCTTatcatttaattttactttaattatttAACTCAATCTAAATTTTAGAACTATTGATTTCATTTCaagctattttaatatttttactaagAAATAAGTGTTTAAATATCTGTAAACATTCTTCAAACCAACTATGGATGAAATTTAACTATATTTTTGAATTATAATAAGCAgagattttccttttcattgatgTGTTATATCCATTCTGTTATCACATTGTCATCtgattattattgattttatgcaactgaggaaaatgaagtttaaaatgtCACTCACTTACTAGTGATAAGACCAATAATAAAATCTTCCATATCACAAAGAGAATGacttttgaaaaatgttaaaGTGTCAGTGTTATGTGCCCTAAATCATATATCTGACATTTAGTAATATATTAACTACTTTATAAGCTTAAGAAATTCAAGTATATTTCCTCAAATTACCTGCTATTTGACCTGATAATCTAAAATATTTAGAGCATGGGTTTCATATGCATGTCTTGATTTTCAATAATGACAAAGACTTTtaaagtctcattctgagaaatGCCTAAACTTTGGTCGTGGAAGGGAAACTctacataaaaagagaaaaagaaacaaatcttaaaggttcaagcagagagagaatgtaaaGAAGTGATCTATAGCCTAgcagtggtgctgcacacctttaatgccagccattgaaaggcagaggcagtaggaacTTTGTGTgttagaggccatcctggtctacagtgtcagttccaggagagccagggccacactgcctccaaaacaaaattaaacacgctaacaaaaaaacaaaaaaccaagcaaacaaaaaagtgatGTGATcagtaagaaaagagaaatgtttaaatATCTAGCagcattattatttaaaattttgtgagTCCTCTCCTTTTTTCACAAGTCTAAGGACAGCACCTTTCACTTCTTTGTTCCTGAGACTATAAATGAGTGGGTTCAGCATAGGGATCACAATTGTATAGAAAACAGAAGCTACTTGATCCTTTCCCAGGGAGTAGGACTTACTGGGCTTCATATAAGTAAAGATCACAGTTCCATAGAAGACAGTGACTCCCAGGAGATGAGAGGCACAAGTGGAAAAGGCTTTGTGCTTACCTGAAGAAGAATTTATCTTCAAAATTGTAGAGAGAATGGACGCATAGGATGAGGATATAGTGAGAAGAGATAGCACTACAGTAATACCAGCTAGAATGAATATGGAGAATTCAGCATCGTGGGTATCACTGCAGGACAAGGCTAAAATTGGGAATGCATCACAGAAGAAATGATTGATTACCTTAGATTTGCAGAAATTCAATGTGCTCATGGGAAAGACAGTGCTAGAGGAATCCATAGCTCCAATCACGTAGGACACAGTGATAAGAGCATGGCAGCGCCTTGAGGACATAATAACTGGATAGTGTAGGGGATTGCAGATGgctacatagcggtcataggccattgaGGAGAGTATAAAGCATTCAGTACCTGCCAAGACGCCAAAAAAGTACATTTGAATGAAGCAGCCCATGAAGGAAATGCTCCTTTTGGAAGTCAGCAGGTTCTCTAAGGTTTTAGGTGTGATGACAGTTGAGTAAATGAGGTCAAGGAATGACAAGTGGGTGAGGAAGAAATACATTGGAGTGTGAAGCTGGACATCTAGACGAATGATTAGCATCATGCCTATGTTCCCCAGCACAGTAGCCATGTATATAAAGAGAAAGAGCACAGAGAGGACTAGCTGGATCTCCTTGGAATCTGTCAATCCCATAAGTATAAAGTTAGACTCATCTGTGTGGTTCCAGGCATTCATAGTTAATGGTTCTAAAATCTGCAGAAATTAAAGACAATACTTAACCTGAGTGATTTAAcatgttttgtgtatatgcatttaaAAGTCCTTTATTATAATTGTGTTTTCTctcaaacaaaattattttacagtttgaggtttataaaatttaattgcCCAAATAGACAGATATATAAAGCATTGCTTTTTATGCGCTCATATTGGTTAGCATACTTCAGAACGTTGGTGGAATTAGTACTGTCATTAAGTAATTCATTTAGGCTACAACAAATATTAGCCTCTATTAACTACTACTTATCCCTTTTTATATTAGAGAAATAATGCAAAAAGATCaaataaatgaagagaatttAATACAATTGTGTCTATGTATATAAATAGATTTTGAGACCAAATTCTACTTAGGATTCTGTGTCcctaatttttattatatgagtTAATTAAGCACGATTTAAATTTTGCATAAATTGTAAACAAAGATGCATAGCAAACCTAATACATGATTAATTCCTCAATTCTTAATAATGTCAATTAACTCTGATTACAAATAAATTTCACTTCTAATAGGAATATTAATGGTGATAAGATGTTCCTATTACCTGATAGTCCAAAGTCAAAGTTTTCTATAACTGCAGtatcagatgattttttttttattagagaaTCTCATTCAACGAACCACACATCTCTGTCGACAAAAATTCTGGGTTACTTATAAGATTAACAAATGATACGTGTACACAGATTTTCTTAATGGAACTTCTGTTTCACTTTAACTTATCTAAttcattctgattttaaaaatacttactttGAACCAAAATTCGTGAGgaataagcaaacaaagaaatgGCTCTTTTAATATTCTATGCCCCCCAAATTTTATTTGCTcttctatttttcaaaataatgtatGAAATGTACATAAGGATTGGAAAACATCTGTActaaatcatttattattttttaggtaTTTGTTCCTacattttctctgaattcatTATTCATATTGTGAAGATAATTTTAACACCCTAGAAATTTTATGCTGTTCTAtgtgaaatgaaaattttcttagTAAAGTATGGCCCAAATGAAGCCCAGGAATTATTGTGGTAAAAATAGGCGAGTGGCTTCCTTGCCCTTCTGCCTTATGATTCCAGGTTCTTCTTATCTAAGAACAATGAGCATCATGCAACATATGGTCATCTACAGGCGCCAATTTCCAGGAATGATTACTTGGCACAGTTTCAGAAATAAAGTTCAAGAACAAATTGAGTCAGGAAAAGCATGGTCATGATCACTCTGTTCTTTCTGATGCACCAAATTAAATCTATGTGCGCATATTTTTATGTCGTGTGCATATTAAATTGACTCAATTActaaataatttcataatttacATTTGTATAGGACAATAATCAATCAAGTATATTTTATCCACTTTGGATGTTGAATTTTTCTGACATATGTTAGTTATTTCGTCAgtatcactcttttttttttacaatcattTAAGCAGTGAGAAAGTGCAGAAATGTTCACAATGCCCACACATTATTGTAGGTAAAGTATCACAGCAGTAATCCAAAAATGTTcagacatttaaatttaaataataatgcaCATCACTTCTGAAACTGGGGAACTAAAACAtcgctttttatatttttattctctcttcttctctctcacacatttaTATACGttcagtgttttcctttctttcctcttctttctctatttcttttcttttactcttatttccatttttacttagtttaatttaattacattagCATATATTTATTGTACACACTAATTAAAGTTTTAAGAGAAGTTTTCACACAGATCATATTGGTGTTTCCTAAATCCCTCTCCTACCCAGCCTCCTCTCTCTTAGTggt is from Microtus pennsylvanicus isolate mMicPen1 chromosome 1, mMicPen1.hap1, whole genome shotgun sequence and encodes:
- the LOC142842668 gene encoding olfactory receptor 8H1-like — translated: MNAWNHTDESNFILMGLTDSKEIQLVLSVLFLFIYMATVLGNIGMMLIIRLDVQLHTPMYFFLTHLSFLDLIYSTVITPKTLENLLTSKRSISFMGCFIQMYFFGVLAGTECFILSSMAYDRYVAICNPLHYPVIMSSRRCHALITVSYVIGAMDSSSTVFPMSTLNFCKSKVINHFFCDAFPILALSCSDTHDAEFSIFILAGITVVLSLLTISSSYASILSTILKINSSSGKHKAFSTCASHLLGVTVFYGTVIFTYMKPSKSYSLGKDQVASVFYTIVIPMLNPLIYSLRNKEVKGAVLRLVKKGEDSQNFK